AAATTGAATAAATCATTTTTCAATATTATTTATTTTATTCAAATAATGCACGAATTTTCTCTGTCAAAATAACCTTTCTTTTTTCATAAAATTCATCAAAATTTTCAATTTCGAGTGAAGTGCCTTCTGGAATGAAAGATCGCTTACAGAACTCTGCCTTCTGTTCATCGTTCATATCATTGCAATAATATACTAGTTTCATATCATTCTTGCTTGCATTACTTCTACCTTCCAATAGGTGCAGATTCGCCAGTCTATTTCGGTTACCTCTCCATTTTCGCCAATCTTCCATAGAAACAGATATCGGTTTACTACCGTCAAACCTATTAAAAGGATGGAGATGGTCTTGCTCATACTTGAAATTTTTATTTATCCAGTCAAGACTGAGATAATACAATGCCTCCCCAGCAACTCTGCTTCCCTTTTCAGTATTAAGAATATCTTCAATCTTTCCATCAGTGACTCTGAGGTCATTTATCTGATTAAGCATATCCACAGTAATTTCGTAATCATTTTCGTTTATTCTACTCTTCATTTGCTGCAGTTTTCCAGTTGTACCGGACTGGAAATAAGTAAACAAAATTGCCCTAATCAAATAAGCTCTAATACCATCAAGGCTGTTTATATATTCAGGATTATAATAAATAAAATATATTATTGGCAACAACACATTCCAACTACTGGAAAAACGTTTAATTTCAATATTCATTTCTTTCAGTACAATTTCCAAATTCTTCAATGCTTTTTTGAACTCGCTCCAGTTATTCTTAAGTTCATCTGCTATTTGTCTGCTGATATTAGATTTTACGACATCTCCATAAAGCATAAGAGCAGAACGAATAATAAAATCCGAGCCAAATCTATCATAAGAATCCACGAGAAGTCTCCCGAACTCAGTCTTTGCACTTGGCCAATATGCTTCAAGAATAGACATTGTTATTTCAGATTTTTTGAGAGCTTTACCACCACTATTAAATCTAACGAACATTTCCAAAGCATCATCCTGTTTCATATCTTTTATTTCAGTAAACCTAATCAATTTTTCCACAAATATTTTATTATAAAGCTTATTTAAAATACCTCTTGCATACTCTTTGCTGTCTGTTGGAACATTAGCAATGGCTTCCTCAATAGCTTTATCTCTAGTTGTCTCATCTTGAAATTTATTATCTAAAATACATTTGATTTCAAATTGTGTCGGACTCAACCTTCCGACCTTTTCACTAAACTTAATATCATATTTCTTACTATTGTACTCTTCTTCATCAACAGTCAATTTATTCTTATTAAGTTCAATCAACAATTTTGTAACAAGGCCTCCTCCATATTTCCTTCTTGCGTGCTTTTGGCGGATAAAAGCTTGCCCAAATAAAGAAAGAAATAACGAAGTCAATCTCTGCTGTCCATCAAGCACAGCTGTATCTGTAATCTTTACATCAATATTACTTAACTCATAATTCACGCTATCTGCCTGTTTTCTGCTATCAAAAATAACTTCAGACAGGAAATTGCAAAAATATGTATCCCAAGTCACATTGTCATCGTCTACATGCCAAAATAAGAATGTTGCTATTGGATAATCCAATAGAATTGAATCCCATAGTTTTTCTATCTGCTCCATATTCCAAACATACTGCCTTTGAAATGCGGGCATAACGTATTTTCCTTTTTCAATATTTTGCAAAACCTCATAGATACTTATTCTGTCATCAATTAGTTCACTCACGTTTATACCTCCTTACTACAAAAACTTAATTTACTATCTATAAAACTCATTCAATATTTGATATTGACATTAAACAATTTTATTACTTAATATCATCAATATACTTATATTCCCTTTGTAAGTAAATGTATTATCCATATTCTTCATCAAGCACATATTTAAAATGGTCAGGTGTCATGCAATTAGTAATCCAATCATGCAAATCTTTATAAATTTTTGTTCTTGGATATTTTGAATCTTCCTCTCTCTTAGTTGAGTAAGTTAAATGCACTACTGCAAAACTAAATTCAGAATCACATACTTTAAATAATATATCATCACAATCATATCTTCTTCCTAGTGTCTTCACCTTTTTACCATATAAAATATGTTGTTTACCAACTTCACTATATAGTTCTTTCTCAAAAGAACTTGCCTCTGTACATAAGCTATCCCAAGGCTCTAACCAATTTATGTCATTGACCATTTGCTTTCTCCTTACATTGTTTCTGAATCAATTATCTACTAATATAAAATAGATAATTGATTCTTCGTCATATCAAACTGTTGATAATATATAGGTATCTTATATAAACTCCTGATATTTTGTATATATGATATATTAATTTTACTAGGTTTATACTTCGTAACAATGACCAACTTATTGGCTTTACTTTTATCATGATAATGACAGTATTCCAACAATTGCCCTATAGCTAATCTTATCGCATTCTTTACATCACATGTTTTAAGTTCATAAAATATTGTTTCTCCAGTAACCGTTTTAACTGTTATATCTACATTATTTACCTCACTAGTAACAGATTTATAATTACTATCTTTTTTTAGATATTTTACCATTGCATTTTGTAATTTGTTATGATGTAGGAGTTTTATATAACTTGATGGAGATACACTTACTATCCCCTCTTGCTTTTTCTTTTCCTCAGATTTAATATTATCATGTTGTAACCTCTTTAAACGTATTGTTTATTAAACTCACTGTTTAACATACTGATACCTGATTCTTCATGTTTTCTAATGTATTCATCTATAACTGGTTTTTCATTATCTAAGAATCTTTGCAAACTATCCAAAAAGTAAACTTCCTCGGGATATTCATACCACCATTTTGTCTCTTTTATACTGCAAAAATTAATACCTATCCTTTGTTTTAATATATTCACCAGCTCTTCTAAATATTTTGCTTTATGTGCATTATCTTTTGAACTTATTGATATAAAACATCTACCATTAGATTTTGCTCCCCATGCAATATTATGTATCTTTTCTATAGAATCACTACCATCCCAAAAAGATATATCTAAATAATCATCATTACCAAGAAAAAAATATCCTTGTTCTAATCTATTCATATTTTAACGTTTCCATAGCAGTTTCTAATATTTTATCCAAATAGTGTAACGAATCTCTGTACATTTATTAATCAATCTATAAATCACTTGAACATAAATTCTTTTAACACTCAAAAAACGCAGTCACTTGTGGTACGGTTCACAGTACCACATCCTAAATTTAAAAGACTTTAATCAACTACTTATAGTTTAACTTACCATTATAGACATTACAAATATCTACTATAAAAGTACAAATAATCAATATAATTTATTTAATTATACTCTTTAGCACAAAATACTTCAAATTAATTTTATTATAATTATATTAAATTACATATTATAGCATTTGAATTTCTTTGTTTCATGTACTCCACAAAAACCTACAATCTTAAATCTTTTATTCTAAGTGTAACTTACTAGTTCTTATTCTAATGTTTTCACACATATGCTATTTAATATTTATCTATTGAAAAAAGCAAAACTTTATTAAAAAACATTAAAGTTTTGCTTCTAAGATTAAAATTTCTTCTATTCCTTATCATTAATATTTAATACTATCCCATTTAATTTATCTAAAATAACATCCTCACTAATTTTTTCTTTTGTCATCAAAGCACTACAACTATTAAAAGCTACAGGCAGCTCACCCTTTGTCCAACCTAATTCTAAGTCGAACCACTTCTTATATATATCCGACACCATAAAACCTAATGCTTCAAGAGAATACCTTAGTGTCTCTGGGTAAATACATGATTTTCCTTGTTGTTTAAGACAAGTACTACATCTTGTACATGAGCCTGGTGGTAATCCAACCGAGTTATCTATATCTTTTTCAATCTGAATTAATTTATCTGTCATCTGATTTTTTATATTATTGAATGCATACATTGAAATAACATTATTAATATCAACAATTTTATCAGGTTTGTTTTTTACATAGTTGTTATAGACATCTGACCTCAAATCATCAATGTCAAACTTATTTATTTGC
The window above is part of the Vallitalea guaymasensis genome. Proteins encoded here:
- a CDS encoding DUF2284 domain-containing protein, which produces MKMKLTVKVRLKQLTKETLFEAYKREEVLGYCKRCGNYGKNYSCPEFEFDTIRYLEPFNYATIIMTEIDTKSIKAQINKFDIDDLRSDVYNNYVKNKPDKIVDINNVISMYAFNNIKNQMTDKLIQIEKDIDNSVGLPPGSCTRCSTCLKQQGKSCIYPETLRYSLEALGFMVSDIYKKWFDLELGWTKGELPVAFNSCSALMTKEKISEDVILDKLNGIVLNINDKE
- a CDS encoding DUF262 domain-containing protein, encoding MSELIDDRISIYEVLQNIEKGKYVMPAFQRQYVWNMEQIEKLWDSILLDYPIATFLFWHVDDDNVTWDTYFCNFLSEVIFDSRKQADSVNYELSNIDVKITDTAVLDGQQRLTSLFLSLFGQAFIRQKHARRKYGGGLVTKLLIELNKNKLTVDEEEYNSKKYDIKFSEKVGRLSPTQFEIKCILDNKFQDETTRDKAIEEAIANVPTDSKEYARGILNKLYNKIFVEKLIRFTEIKDMKQDDALEMFVRFNSGGKALKKSEITMSILEAYWPSAKTEFGRLLVDSYDRFGSDFIIRSALMLYGDVVKSNISRQIADELKNNWSEFKKALKNLEIVLKEMNIEIKRFSSSWNVLLPIIYFIYYNPEYINSLDGIRAYLIRAILFTYFQSGTTGKLQQMKSRINENDYEITVDMLNQINDLRVTDGKIEDILNTEKGSRVAGEALYYLSLDWINKNFKYEQDHLHPFNRFDGSKPISVSMEDWRKWRGNRNRLANLHLLEGRSNASKNDMKLVYYCNDMNDEQKAEFCKRSFIPEGTSLEIENFDEFYEKRKVILTEKIRALFE